From Mucilaginibacter rubeus, a single genomic window includes:
- a CDS encoding inorganic diphosphatase → MSTQHPWHQVSPGDNIPEVVNAIIEIPKGSKAKYEIDKESGLLKLDRVLFSSVMYPANYGFIPQTYCDDKDPLDILVLCSIDVFPMSIIEAKVVGVMHMVDNGEQDDKIIAVAKNDMSVNYINDLNELPPHAMTEIVRFFKDYKKLEGKNVTIEHLLGVRYAHKVINESLELYKSTFPVYQS, encoded by the coding sequence ATGAGTACTCAACATCCTTGGCACCAGGTTTCACCAGGTGATAATATTCCTGAAGTAGTAAATGCTATCATTGAAATCCCTAAAGGTTCAAAAGCAAAATATGAAATTGACAAGGAATCGGGTTTGTTAAAGCTTGATCGTGTGTTGTTTTCATCTGTAATGTATCCTGCTAACTACGGCTTTATCCCTCAAACTTATTGCGACGATAAAGACCCTTTGGATATCCTTGTACTTTGCTCAATTGACGTTTTCCCAATGTCAATCATCGAGGCTAAAGTGGTAGGTGTAATGCACATGGTTGATAACGGCGAGCAGGACGATAAGATTATTGCAGTAGCTAAGAACGATATGTCGGTAAATTACATCAATGATTTAAATGAGCTGCCTCCGCACGCTATGACAGAGATTGTTCGCTTTTTTAAAGATTACAAAAAATTGGAAGGTAAAAACGTAACTATAGAGCATCTGTTAGGCGTACGTTATGCCCACAAAGTGATTAACGAAAGTTTGGAGCTGTACAAATCGACGTTCCCTGTTTATCAATCATAA
- a CDS encoding NADH-quinone oxidoreductase subunit N, with product MNTIIIISVLPIVLLYLGLYKAQKALLPVTVIGLLAALACAICQWTAKDTAAPIYTGMLLFNNFSVVFSSVTIVSTILILLLSKGYFERISRHTAEYYAIILFSLAGIIVMVSFNNLVMLFIGIEIMSVSLYILAGIKKSDFASNEAALKYFLMGAFSTGFLLFGMALLYGSSGSFNMDAIREYVVNHPHIDPMFYTGIALLIVGLCFKVGAAPFHFWTPDVYEGAPTLITAFMSTVVKTAGFAAFLRLFSACFQPLSDFWTPILLVITIITLFIGNITALYQQSFKRMLAFSSISHAGYLLFAIVSLGAASGNSVFVYATAYSIASIIAFGGLILVQQQGGSDNFESFNGLGKRNPFLAFVLTVAMLSLAGIPLTAGFIGKFFMFSGAVSRYHIGLVIIAVINAIISIFYYFRVIIAMYFRADERAELTVPVYYKVVFALSALATILIGVYPDLIARFI from the coding sequence ATGAATACTATAATCATCATATCTGTTTTACCTATAGTGCTTCTGTATTTAGGGTTATATAAAGCGCAAAAGGCTTTGCTTCCGGTTACCGTTATAGGCTTACTGGCTGCTTTGGCTTGCGCAATTTGCCAATGGACTGCAAAAGACACAGCCGCGCCGATTTATACCGGCATGCTGTTGTTCAATAATTTTTCTGTTGTATTTTCAAGTGTTACCATCGTATCAACTATACTGATCCTGTTATTGTCAAAAGGTTACTTTGAGCGTATTAGCAGGCATACTGCCGAATATTATGCCATTATCCTGTTTTCATTAGCAGGTATCATCGTAATGGTATCTTTCAATAACCTGGTGATGTTGTTTATCGGCATCGAGATCATGTCGGTTAGCTTATACATCCTCGCAGGTATTAAAAAGAGCGATTTCGCATCAAATGAGGCAGCTTTGAAATACTTTTTAATGGGTGCTTTTTCAACAGGCTTTTTATTGTTTGGTATGGCCCTGTTATACGGATCATCTGGTTCGTTCAATATGGACGCTATCAGGGAATATGTGGTTAACCACCCTCATATCGACCCGATGTTCTACACAGGTATAGCGCTTTTAATTGTAGGTTTATGCTTTAAAGTAGGCGCTGCTCCATTCCATTTCTGGACTCCGGACGTATATGAAGGGGCGCCAACATTGATCACTGCATTCATGTCTACAGTGGTTAAAACTGCAGGCTTCGCGGCATTTCTGCGTTTGTTCTCTGCCTGCTTCCAACCATTATCTGATTTCTGGACACCAATATTATTGGTAATTACCATTATCACTTTATTTATCGGTAATATCACCGCGCTGTATCAGCAAAGCTTTAAGAGAATGCTTGCGTTTTCGAGTATCTCACACGCAGGCTACTTGTTATTTGCAATAGTATCATTAGGTGCTGCTTCAGGTAACTCGGTATTCGTATATGCTACGGCTTATTCAATTGCTTCAATTATAGCATTTGGTGGTTTGATATTAGTACAACAGCAAGGCGGAAGCGATAACTTTGAAAGCTTTAACGGGCTTGGCAAAAGGAACCCTTTCCTGGCATTTGTATTAACCGTTGCTATGTTGTCATTGGCGGGTATCCCGCTTACTGCAGGATTTATTGGTAAGTTCTTCATGTTTTCGGGAGCGGTAAGCCGTTACCATATCGGTTTGGTTATTATAGCTGTAATTAATGCTATCATTAGTATTTTCTACTATTTCAGGGTTATTATAGCGATGTATTTCCGTGCCGACGAGCGCGCTGAACTTACAGTGCCGGTTTACTACAAAGTTGTATTCGCACTATCAGCCCTGGCTACAATTCTTATTGGTGTTTATCCCGATCTTATAGCCCGTTTCATATAA
- a CDS encoding DedA family protein: MESFWEYLQNLTDAQSIISRGGFYLLLIVVFAETGLFFGFFLPGDYLLFMAGLLCAAGKVDVSITTLVLSLIGAGILGNFTGYWFGYRTGPVLFNKNDSLFFKKRYVVLASEFYNKHGGMALILGRFFPIVRTFAPIFAGVVKVDIRKFSIYNLIGSVTWVCVFTLSGFFLGRRFPQLKDYLQYIILGLIVVTTIPLVIAYLKKKFTEKGE; this comes from the coding sequence ATGGAAAGTTTTTGGGAATACCTTCAAAATTTAACTGACGCTCAATCCATAATAAGCAGGGGTGGTTTTTATCTCTTGCTTATTGTTGTTTTTGCTGAAACCGGTTTATTTTTCGGTTTCTTTTTGCCCGGCGATTACCTGCTGTTTATGGCCGGTTTACTATGTGCGGCGGGTAAGGTTGATGTATCTATAACCACATTGGTACTATCGTTAATAGGGGCCGGCATATTAGGGAATTTTACCGGTTATTGGTTCGGTTACCGAACGGGGCCGGTGTTATTCAATAAAAACGACTCGCTCTTTTTCAAGAAGCGCTACGTAGTGTTAGCAAGCGAATTTTACAACAAGCATGGGGGGATGGCGCTTATTTTAGGGAGATTTTTCCCTATAGTTAGGACATTTGCTCCTATATTTGCAGGAGTGGTTAAGGTTGATATCAGGAAATTTTCGATCTACAACCTTATCGGCAGCGTAACCTGGGTGTGCGTATTTACTTTAAGTGGTTTTTTTTTAGGGCGAAGGTTCCCGCAATTGAAAGATTATTTGCAATATATCATACTTGGATTAATTGTAGTTACAACAATTCCGCTGGTTATTGCTTATCTTAAGAAGAAATTTACCGAGAAGGGCGAATAA
- a CDS encoding nuclear transport factor 2 family protein yields the protein MEDEQILAALNAHWQASAAGDINAEHDIYDNDVICDYPQSGERIFGRANLQTLRGHHPGKPSGFRVRRILGSGDTWITEYTINYQDKPAYTVSIMEFREGKVIHETQYFADPFEAPAWRSQWVEPIDG from the coding sequence ATGGAAGATGAACAAATACTTGCAGCCCTGAATGCACATTGGCAGGCATCAGCAGCCGGTGATATCAATGCGGAACATGATATTTATGATAACGATGTAATTTGCGATTACCCGCAGTCGGGCGAGCGAATTTTTGGACGGGCTAATTTGCAGACTTTGCGAGGGCATCATCCAGGTAAACCGTCAGGCTTTCGTGTCAGGAGGATCCTGGGGAGCGGGGATACCTGGATTACCGAATATACCATTAACTATCAGGATAAGCCGGCATACACAGTAAGTATTATGGAGTTTCGTGAGGGGAAGGTAATACACGAAACACAATATTTTGCCGATCCCTTTGAGGCACCTGCGTGGCGAAGCCAATGGGTTGAGCCAATTGACGGATAA
- a CDS encoding RagB/SusD family nutrient uptake outer membrane protein produces the protein MKKTKYTIIALSSLLVLYSTGCQKQLDIKPKDTVEQDQAIKTSKDVQGVLIGAYTAAALRGLYGGRVMSTNDFLADDGDFSYFGTFSEYTELSNKTITVNNFFVEGVWDAGFNAINVCNNVLANLNLVDAANKDRVEGEAKFLRGLAYFDLARCFGKAWNDGTPTSNLAVPIVLAPTTSIPGIQRVSRNTVAEVYAQAISDLLVAEAKLNSDPSPGSRTPYADSFAASAILARIYLTQEKFADAETEATKIISSGAFSLVSDFGSEFQHPTQPTRVFNSTEDIFAIQISNQSGFNALNEVFASADFGGRGETVINDQHFARYEAGDKRAEEFYNDGSDNFTSKFNNLFGNVIVVRLAEIYLIRAEARIRKSAPDLTGAAQDINIVRNRAKLANTTANTAAALFTVLKHERRVELAFEGFRLWDLKRYKETTETTDEDGNVVASFPWNSPKLIFPIPKRERDANPSLTQNEGYQ, from the coding sequence ATGAAAAAAACTAAATATACAATCATAGCATTAAGCTCGTTACTGGTGCTATACAGTACCGGTTGCCAAAAGCAACTGGATATAAAGCCAAAAGATACAGTTGAGCAGGATCAGGCTATTAAAACATCAAAAGATGTTCAGGGTGTGCTTATTGGAGCTTACACAGCAGCAGCCCTTAGGGGATTATATGGTGGCAGGGTAATGTCAACCAATGATTTTTTAGCTGATGACGGCGATTTCTCCTACTTCGGCACTTTTTCCGAATACACCGAGCTTTCAAATAAAACCATCACCGTTAATAATTTCTTTGTTGAAGGGGTATGGGATGCAGGTTTTAACGCCATTAACGTATGTAACAACGTTTTGGCTAACCTGAATTTGGTTGACGCCGCTAACAAAGACAGGGTTGAGGGTGAAGCTAAATTTTTACGCGGTCTTGCCTATTTTGACCTGGCCCGTTGTTTTGGCAAAGCATGGAATGATGGAACACCAACATCAAACTTGGCGGTGCCTATAGTTTTAGCTCCTACAACAAGCATTCCGGGTATTCAGCGGGTATCGCGTAATACAGTGGCGGAAGTTTATGCACAGGCGATATCTGACCTTCTGGTTGCAGAAGCAAAGCTTAACAGTGATCCAAGTCCTGGGTCAAGAACTCCTTATGCTGATTCTTTTGCAGCATCAGCGATCCTTGCGCGCATTTATCTTACCCAGGAAAAGTTTGCAGATGCTGAAACAGAAGCAACAAAAATCATAAGCTCGGGTGCATTTTCATTAGTGAGTGATTTCGGAAGCGAATTTCAGCACCCTACGCAGCCTACCCGTGTGTTCAATAGCACCGAAGATATTTTCGCGATCCAGATTTCTAACCAATCAGGATTTAATGCTTTGAACGAAGTTTTCGCAAGCGCCGATTTTGGTGGCCGTGGCGAAACGGTGATCAACGATCAGCATTTTGCAAGATATGAGGCCGGCGATAAAAGGGCAGAGGAGTTTTATAACGATGGCTCTGATAACTTTACTTCAAAGTTCAATAACCTTTTTGGTAACGTTATAGTTGTGCGCCTGGCCGAAATTTACCTGATAAGAGCCGAAGCGCGGATCAGAAAGTCTGCGCCGGATTTAACAGGTGCTGCACAGGACATTAATATTGTGAGGAACAGGGCTAAATTGGCTAACACAACCGCGAATACAGCCGCCGCCTTATTTACCGTCCTTAAACACGAACGCCGCGTAGAACTTGCATTTGAAGGCTTCAGGTTATGGGATTTGAAACGTTACAAAGAAACAACTGAAACAACAGATGAGGATGGAAATGTGGTTGCCTCTTTCCCATGGAATTCACCTAAATTAATATTTCCGATTCCTAAACGCGAACGCGATGCTAATCCCAGCTTAACGCAAAACGAAGGGTATCAATAG
- a CDS encoding 16S rRNA (uracil(1498)-N(3))-methyltransferase yields the protein MQLFYTPDIDASHPQYFLSEEESKHAIRVLRLEVGNEVQLIDGRGGLYTAQIHDAHPKRTILKITSVSTEFEKRNHYLHIAVAPTKNIERLEWFLEKATEIGIDEVSLIITQRSERKEAKVERLNKIVTAAIKQSLKAYHPVLNEPVTLNQLLDKPFDGQKFIAHCEPGEKLNLKDELVLNGRYLILIGPEGDFAPAEIEKALGNGFKPISLGTSRLRTETAALEACFEVNFLNRI from the coding sequence ATGCAACTTTTTTATACACCTGATATCGATGCCTCGCATCCCCAATACTTTCTGAGCGAAGAAGAAAGCAAACACGCCATACGTGTGCTGCGCCTTGAAGTGGGCAATGAGGTGCAGTTAATTGACGGCCGCGGAGGCCTTTATACTGCTCAAATTCATGATGCGCATCCTAAGCGAACCATTCTTAAAATAACATCGGTAAGCACCGAATTTGAAAAACGGAACCATTACCTTCATATAGCGGTTGCCCCAACTAAAAATATCGAACGCCTGGAGTGGTTTTTGGAAAAAGCCACAGAGATAGGTATCGATGAAGTATCGCTGATCATCACCCAGCGATCGGAACGTAAGGAAGCCAAGGTTGAGCGTTTAAATAAGATTGTTACCGCTGCAATCAAACAATCCCTTAAAGCATACCATCCTGTATTAAATGAACCGGTTACGTTAAACCAGTTGCTTGATAAGCCTTTTGATGGTCAAAAGTTTATTGCCCACTGCGAGCCCGGAGAAAAGCTTAACCTGAAAGACGAACTGGTGCTTAATGGGCGTTATTTAATATTGATAGGTCCCGAGGGGGATTTCGCCCCGGCAGAGATAGAGAAGGCTTTAGGTAACGGTTTTAAACCAATATCTTTAGGTACAAGCCGCCTGCGTACAGAAACTGCCGCACTGGAAGCCTGCTTTGAGGTGAATTTTTTAAATAGGATATGA
- a CDS encoding DUF4159 domain-containing protein: MKRIRVALVVVFAAIAMSSFNAPAYKIARLKYSGGGDWYGDRTALPNLIKFCNENLKTNFDDDDEVVEVGSASLFNYPFTFMTGHGNVIFSDQEARNLRKYLTGGGFLHIDDNYGLDQYIRPQMKKVFPELDFVELPVNHPIYHQKYDFPNGLPKIHEHDGKRAQGFGLIYKGRLVCFYTYECDLGNGWEDYGTYAGDTQEARQKALKMGANLIQYIFTQ, from the coding sequence ATGAAAAGGATAAGGGTAGCATTGGTTGTTGTATTTGCAGCTATAGCGATGAGCAGCTTTAATGCGCCTGCTTATAAAATTGCCCGGCTTAAATACAGTGGCGGCGGCGACTGGTATGGCGACCGCACGGCGCTACCCAACCTGATCAAGTTTTGCAACGAAAACCTCAAGACTAATTTTGATGATGATGACGAAGTAGTGGAAGTAGGGAGTGCTTCGTTATTCAATTACCCGTTTACTTTTATGACAGGGCATGGCAATGTGATCTTCTCCGATCAGGAAGCCCGCAATCTTCGCAAATATCTTACAGGCGGTGGTTTTTTGCATATTGATGACAACTATGGTCTTGATCAATACATCCGCCCGCAAATGAAAAAAGTATTCCCCGAGCTTGACTTTGTGGAGCTACCTGTAAATCATCCCATTTACCATCAAAAATACGACTTCCCCAATGGCCTGCCCAAAATTCATGAGCATGATGGCAAGCGTGCGCAGGGATTTGGCTTAATATACAAAGGCAGGCTGGTTTGTTTTTACACCTATGAGTGCGATTTAGGCAACGGTTGGGAAGATTATGGTACTTATGCCGGCGACACCCAGGAAGCCCGTCAGAAAGCCTTAAAAATGGGCGCAAATTTAATTCAGTATATCTTCACTCAATAG
- a CDS encoding SusC/RagA family TonB-linked outer membrane protein, producing MKKHLLTILLLCTCITLGFAQNRVITGKVTDQKDSSPLPGVSVTVKGVTGVGTQTDINGSYKLSVPATAKILTFSFLGYLPKEVAITGTSVDAQLGADSKLLNEVVVVGYGTQSKRSLTGSVSKIKGGDIENIPVPSLESAIQGRSPGVYIQAQNGKLGQGIQVRIRGASSVSAGNQPLYVIDGMPITVDDFSTNGASTNPLVDLNQNDIESIDILKDASAAAIYGSRASNGVVLVTTKKGKAGSTKITYNQYYGFSKPTGERKFLDAQQYVTLLREAGTAGGYSSATIESRLLRYSAGNDDYKTYKVNTDWQKQIIQHAPVQNYNLVFSGGTEKTKFYISGTYNDQKGWILKNQINQYSLRTNIENQANSWLTIGANLSVSRTQNHRLDNDNAFSTPEQIVALAPITPVIDPRTGLLSGALDPATGNPNGNFPTYFNPLLNSESSYFITTDYRNLGNVFGEIKLMPSLTFRSEVGMDILNSTEDSYAGSLTLRNSGTGNGVGFNSSVTSLNFNTNNFLHFLKDIDKSNIDAVGGMTYQRQQNDLNSINGQQFPSDAYKKLNSAADITGAASNSTSYSLLSYFARANYKYDDRYLLTLSGRIDGSSRFGANHRYGFFPAGSVGWVLSQEEFMKNQKLVSELKLRASYGLTGNSEIGNFPSRGLFSAFGYAGVAGARPTQLPNPNLKWETTATTNLGVDVGFFNGRLSGSFEVYLKKTKDLLLNVQVPATSGFTTITQNLGKLQNKGLEIQIDSKNLVGKVTWSTSFNFSINRNKITDLKGQILLGGGDQVNRAIEGQPLGIFYTAEFAGADPKNGDALYYKNTDLGNGKRDRTTTNDYNQAVPVVVGDPNPKYLAGLNNSVSYMGFDFSFLLQQVHGNKIYNGGGQYMSTGFSNGFDNQTIDQLQSWTKAGQITNVPQARLFGGNGISPSSRFLDDGSYIRLKNVVLGYNFPKAWVSKIKLSSIRVYAQATNLITWTKYKGWDPELNSDAFSGNITQGYDFYAAPQAKTITFGLNVGF from the coding sequence ATGAAGAAACATTTACTAACAATCCTGTTGTTATGTACTTGTATTACCCTTGGTTTTGCTCAAAACCGGGTTATTACAGGTAAAGTAACAGATCAGAAGGACAGCTCGCCCTTACCTGGGGTAAGCGTAACCGTAAAAGGTGTTACGGGGGTGGGCACCCAAACCGATATTAACGGTAGCTACAAGCTTAGTGTGCCGGCAACAGCAAAAATTTTGACTTTTAGTTTTTTAGGATATCTCCCTAAGGAAGTCGCTATAACCGGAACATCGGTTGATGCGCAATTAGGTGCCGATTCGAAGCTGCTTAATGAGGTTGTAGTTGTGGGGTATGGAACACAAAGCAAACGTTCATTAACAGGATCCGTTTCAAAAATCAAAGGCGGTGATATAGAAAATATTCCGGTACCAAGTCTTGAATCGGCTATACAGGGCCGTAGTCCGGGTGTATATATCCAGGCTCAAAACGGTAAATTGGGGCAGGGCATCCAGGTTCGTATCCGTGGTGCGTCTTCTGTATCCGCAGGTAATCAGCCATTGTATGTAATAGATGGTATGCCCATTACGGTTGATGATTTTTCGACCAATGGCGCATCAACCAACCCGTTGGTTGATTTGAACCAAAATGATATCGAATCTATCGACATCTTAAAAGATGCATCCGCGGCAGCCATTTACGGTTCAAGGGCATCAAATGGTGTGGTTTTGGTTACTACCAAAAAAGGTAAAGCGGGTTCTACAAAAATCACTTATAATCAATACTACGGTTTTAGCAAGCCAACGGGCGAGCGTAAATTTTTAGATGCGCAGCAGTATGTTACTTTATTAAGAGAAGCAGGTACGGCAGGCGGCTACTCATCAGCAACTATTGAAAGCAGGCTGCTACGTTACTCGGCCGGTAATGATGATTATAAAACTTACAAAGTAAATACCGATTGGCAAAAGCAGATCATTCAGCATGCCCCGGTACAAAATTATAATCTTGTTTTTTCCGGAGGTACGGAAAAGACCAAGTTTTATATTTCGGGCACGTATAACGATCAAAAAGGCTGGATCCTTAAAAATCAGATTAACCAATATAGCTTACGTACTAATATCGAAAACCAGGCCAACAGTTGGTTAACTATAGGGGCCAACCTGAGTGTTTCACGTACCCAGAACCATCGTTTGGATAATGACAACGCGTTTTCGACACCGGAGCAAATTGTGGCCCTGGCGCCAATAACCCCTGTTATCGATCCACGTACTGGTTTATTAAGCGGTGCGCTTGACCCAGCCACAGGTAATCCTAACGGTAACTTCCCAACTTATTTTAACCCTTTGCTGAATTCAGAAAGCAGTTATTTTATCACTACCGATTACCGCAACCTTGGTAACGTTTTTGGCGAGATAAAATTAATGCCGTCGTTAACCTTTCGGTCAGAGGTTGGTATGGATATCTTAAATTCTACTGAAGATAGTTATGCAGGAAGTTTAACCCTGCGTAACTCGGGTACAGGAAATGGTGTGGGTTTTAATTCATCAGTTACATCGCTGAATTTTAACACCAATAACTTTTTACATTTCCTAAAAGACATCGATAAAAGTAATATCGACGCGGTAGGTGGTATGACTTACCAAAGACAGCAGAACGATCTCAACTCTATCAACGGTCAGCAGTTCCCTTCAGACGCTTACAAAAAGCTGAACAGCGCGGCTGATATTACCGGCGCGGCATCAAATTCAACAAGCTACTCACTGCTTTCATATTTTGCCAGGGCCAACTATAAATATGATGATAGATACCTCTTAACATTAAGCGGCCGTATCGACGGTTCGTCAAGGTTTGGAGCTAATCACCGTTATGGTTTCTTCCCGGCAGGTTCTGTTGGTTGGGTATTGTCTCAGGAGGAATTTATGAAAAACCAAAAGCTGGTATCTGAACTGAAACTGAGGGCCAGCTATGGTTTAACAGGTAACTCTGAAATTGGTAATTTCCCTTCGCGTGGTTTATTTTCGGCATTTGGTTATGCCGGGGTAGCCGGTGCGAGGCCAACACAATTACCAAATCCTAATTTGAAATGGGAAACAACGGCTACCACCAACCTTGGTGTGGATGTAGGCTTTTTTAATGGCCGTTTATCTGGTTCATTTGAGGTTTACCTGAAAAAAACCAAAGACCTTTTGCTAAACGTACAGGTACCAGCTACATCAGGTTTTACAACAATAACTCAAAACCTGGGTAAACTGCAAAATAAAGGTTTGGAAATTCAAATCGACTCTAAAAACCTTGTTGGTAAGGTTACATGGTCAACAAGCTTTAACTTTTCTATTAATCGTAATAAGATCACCGACCTTAAAGGACAGATCCTGCTTGGCGGCGGCGATCAGGTTAACCGTGCTATTGAAGGCCAGCCGCTTGGCATTTTTTATACTGCTGAGTTTGCCGGTGCCGATCCTAAAAATGGCGATGCGCTTTATTATAAGAATACTGATCTCGGAAATGGTAAAAGAGACAGAACTACTACAAATGATTACAATCAGGCGGTACCTGTAGTGGTAGGTGATCCAAATCCTAAATATCTGGCCGGTTTAAATAACTCGGTTTCTTATATGGGTTTTGATTTCAGCTTTTTATTACAACAGGTTCACGGAAATAAGATCTATAATGGTGGTGGTCAGTACATGTCAACCGGTTTTAGCAACGGTTTTGATAACCAAACTATTGATCAGCTTCAATCCTGGACAAAAGCCGGGCAAATTACCAATGTGCCTCAGGCCCGGTTGTTTGGCGGTAATGGTATAAGTCCAAGCTCAAGGTTTTTAGATGACGGATCATACATTCGTTTGAAGAATGTTGTTTTGGGTTATAATTTCCCTAAGGCATGGGTTAGTAAAATCAAACTGTCGAGCATTAGGGTTTATGCACAGGCAACCAACTTAATTACATGGACAAAATATAAAGGTTGGGACCCTGAGTTAAACTCAGATGCTTTTTCGGGCAACATTACACAAGGTTATGACTTTTATGCCGCTCCGCAGGCTAAAACAATAACTTTTGGATTAAACGTAGGATTTTAA
- a CDS encoding hemolysin family protein — MDPAHYEISLFYIFATIFLVLLNGFFVAAEFAMVRVRGSQIEIKAKGGSGVAKVARGILHNLDGYLAATQLGITIASLALGVVGEEVATNLVIRAFLGVGITLSPGYITASHILAFSFITIMHIVFGELAPKSLAIQKSVRTVMAVSLPLRFFFVVFRPFIWVLNNFANFILKLLGISAVEGGETHHSSEELQYLLEQGKETGALDSNEHELIQNVFDFNERVVKNIMVPRTKISGVDIASTKEELLDMIIDEGYSRMPVYDDVIDKIIGIVHAKDILPLLARNEEIVLKDIIRKPYFIPETKKINDLMAELQQKRIQIAIVLDEFGGTAGMVTLEDIVEELVGEIQDEYDEEKPIVEKVNEREFIVNALASIYDVNEHLPHDLPEDGDFDTVSGWLGDIFGKIPDVGEQKESNGYNITVLKKSDQNIESVKLELLINEEDAVDLH; from the coding sequence ATGGACCCCGCACATTACGAGATTAGTTTATTTTACATTTTCGCTACCATATTTTTGGTTTTACTCAATGGCTTCTTTGTAGCCGCGGAGTTTGCCATGGTGAGGGTTCGGGGTTCGCAGATAGAAATTAAGGCCAAAGGCGGCAGTGGCGTAGCCAAAGTTGCCCGGGGCATACTACATAATTTAGATGGTTACCTGGCTGCCACGCAGCTGGGTATTACCATTGCTTCACTGGCCCTTGGTGTGGTGGGTGAAGAGGTTGCCACTAACCTTGTTATCCGCGCCTTCCTGGGTGTAGGTATAACCCTTTCTCCGGGTTATATTACTGCCAGTCACATCTTAGCCTTCAGTTTTATTACCATTATGCATATTGTTTTTGGTGAGCTTGCGCCTAAGTCGTTAGCTATCCAAAAATCTGTGCGTACAGTAATGGCTGTTTCATTGCCGCTGAGGTTCTTCTTTGTGGTTTTCAGGCCATTTATATGGGTGCTGAATAACTTTGCCAATTTCATTCTGAAACTGTTGGGTATAAGCGCTGTTGAAGGCGGAGAAACACATCACAGTTCTGAAGAGTTGCAATACTTGTTGGAGCAGGGTAAAGAAACCGGCGCGCTTGATTCAAATGAGCACGAACTGATCCAGAATGTGTTTGATTTTAACGAGCGTGTTGTGAAGAATATCATGGTGCCCCGTACTAAAATTTCGGGTGTTGATATCGCTTCAACAAAAGAAGAGTTATTAGATATGATCATCGATGAGGGATACTCGCGTATGCCCGTTTATGATGATGTAATTGATAAAATCATTGGTATTGTACATGCCAAAGATATTTTGCCGCTACTGGCCCGTAATGAGGAGATTGTTCTGAAAGACATTATCCGTAAACCATACTTCATCCCTGAAACAAAGAAGATCAACGATCTGATGGCCGAGCTGCAGCAGAAACGCATTCAGATAGCCATTGTGCTTGATGAATTTGGCGGCACCGCCGGTATGGTTACGTTGGAAGATATCGTAGAAGAGCTTGTTGGTGAGATCCAGGATGAGTATGACGAGGAAAAGCCTATTGTTGAAAAGGTAAATGAACGTGAGTTTATAGTTAACGCCCTTGCATCTATTTACGATGTGAACGAGCACCTTCCGCATGATTTGCCCGAGGATGGTGATTTTGATACCGTATCCGGCTGGCTTGGCGATATCTTCGGAAAGATCCCGGATGTTGGCGAGCAAAAGGAATCTAATGGGTATAATATCACTGTACTAAAAAAATCCGACCAAAATATCGAATCAGTTAAACTCGAATTACTGATAAATGAAGAAGATGCAGTAGATTTACATTAA